Proteins found in one Panicum hallii strain FIL2 chromosome 4, PHallii_v3.1, whole genome shotgun sequence genomic segment:
- the LOC112891064 gene encoding MEIOTIC F-BOX protein MOF-like has product MHCDGVMDFDGEKRSSAPAGGAGSVGGGEGYDYLSSLPDELLLHILLRLPVAAAARTSTLSRRWRELFADIHVVFLALPAARSRARIWGHPRRRRGHRPCIFPNPPRRPRPGRRGYLTIGR; this is encoded by the coding sequence ATGCACTGCGACGGCGTGATGGACTTCGACGGCGAGAAGCGCTCCTCCGCCCCCGCTGGCGGCGCCGGAAGCGTCGGGGGCGGGGAGGGCTACGACTACCTCAGCTCGCTCCCCGACGAGCTGCTCCTGCacatcctcctccgcctccccgtcgccgccgcggcccggACCAGCACCCTCTCCCGCCGCTGGAGGGAGCTCTTCGCCGACATCCACGTCGTCTTCCTcgccctccccgccgcccgctcccgcgCCCGCATCTGGGgtcaccctcgccgccgccgcggccaccgcCCATGCATCTTCCCCAACCCTCCGCGTCGACCCCGTCCCGGGCGACGCGGCTACCTCACCATCGGCCGCTGA
- the LOC112890567 gene encoding uncharacterized protein LOC112890567, with product MPTTNASKKKPSPKCSGAKKSGGSPRVKQRADWNPALERSLVDILHEYKDSGYRGDNGWNSEGWNKMVKEFHLMNKYVSYTKAQIQEKEGQLKRDYKMLKAAKQQSGSSWNEKRNMIEGPPAMWTNLIVTFPKIKKFNNNKATFPLFDALGELYDGHLAEGIYNVTSLETPQEEEPPEQLQHPEDEPQGFDDNVVYEVNDEGGDGTERNEEGLQEMADTLSRDEKNDAPAIERSGQQRPAASRNKQEKELKRPRKNENIVGMMGAYLEMRTKQAEAEAADRAKEMEERERETREREARERDAAQASDFSIRRCISVLNTMEVTKEEKAKAYAIFIKSKENREAFICACEVDQESALIWLGSEMA from the exons ATGCCTACAACAAATGCTAGTAAAAAGAAGCCTTCTCCTAAATGCAGTGGGGCAAAAAAGAGTGGAGGTTCTCCAAGAG TGAAACAAAGAGCGGATTGGAATCCAGCCCTAGAGAGGTCCCTTGTTGACATTCTCCATGAGTATAAAGATAGTGGCTATAGAGGTGACAATGGATGGAACTCTGAAGGGTGGAACAAGATGGTCAAGGAGttccatctgatgaacaagtATGTTTCCTACACAAAGGCTCAGATTCAAGAGAAAGAAGGTCAGTTGAAGAGAGACTACAAGATGCTCAAAGCGGCAAAGCAACAGAGCGGGTCGAGCTGGAACGAGAAAAGGAATATGATTGAAGGACCACCAGCTATGTGGACAAATCTCATAGTG ACATTCCCTAAAATTAAGAAGTTTAACAACAACAAGGCAACCTTTCCACTCTTTGATGCTTTGGGAGAGCTTTATGATG GGCACTTGGCTGAAGGGATTTACAATGTCACTTCTCTTGAGACACCGCAAGAGGAAGAACCCCCTGAGCAACTTCAGCATCCTGAAGATGAGCCACAAGGCTTTGATGACAATGTGGTTTATGAGGTAAATGATGAAGGTGGTGATGGCACTGAAAGGAATGAAGAGGGGCTTCAAGAAATGGCTGATACTCTGTCACGAGATGAAAAAAATGATGCTCCAGCTATTGAAAGAAGTGGACAACAAAGGCCTGCTGCATCAAGAAACAAACAAGAAAAGGAACTAAAGAGACCTAGGAAGAATGAAAACATAGTAGGCATGATGGGGGCATACCTAGAAATGAGGACCAAGCAAGCCGAAGCTGAAGCTGCAGATCGTGCAAAAGAAATGGAGGAAAGAGAAAGGGAGACAAGAGAAAGGGAGGCAAGAGAAAGGGATGCTGCTCAAGCTTCTGATTTCTCGATCAGAAGGTGCATCTCAGTTCTGAACACAATGGAAGTGACGAAAGAAGAAAAGGCAAAAGCATATGCAATCTTTATCAAGAGCAAAGAAAATAGAGAGGCTTTCATATGTGCTTGTGAAGTAGATCAAGAATCGGCCTTGATTTGGCTCGGAAGTGAGATGGCTTAG
- the LOC112889531 gene encoding cytosolic sulfotransferase 8-like — translation MATTGGSSVRVGPVPFKDVEHDGDMVTAVPERPSEEYVALVSALPCCTIAGMSNTKLCCYQGFWLPEGLAPAAAALQRRFEPRPSDVIVASLPKGGTTWLVALAFATLARRAHPPGSGDHPLRRLNPHQCLPFLEGMFISGLEGMLDALPSPRLMNTHMPLAMIPGAVPADGAGGGCRVVYICREPKDMVVSLWHYFRRVYPDLEFSEVFDIACDGTMLWGPFWDHILGYWRASVARPENVLFLRYEELLRDPAENVRRLARFVGMPFSAAEEEDGVVRGIVELCSLDSLRGMEANKAGYVDTRTKFPREALFRKGVTDDWKSHMTPEMACRMDDIVADKLRGTGLAFP, via the coding sequence ATGGCGACCACCGGCGGATCAAGTGTTCGAGTAGGCCCCGTCCCGTTCAAGGACGTCGAGCACGACGGCGACATGGTCACCGCCGTGCCGGAGAGACCCTCGGAAGAGTACGTCGCCCTGGTCTCCGCCCTACCATGCTGTACGATCGCCGGGATGTCCAACACGAAGCTCTGCTGTTACCAGGGGTTCTGGCTGCCGGAGGGTTTGgccccggcggccgccgccctccAGCGCCGCTTCGAGCCCCGACCCAGCGACGTCATCGTGGCCAGCCTGCCCAAGGGCGGCACCACGTGGCTCGTCGCCCTGGCGTTCGCCACGCTGGCGCGCCGCGCGCACCCGCCCGGCTCCGGCGACCACCCGCTCCGCCGTCTCAACCCGCACCAGTGCCTCCCGTTCCTGGAGGGGATGTTCATCAGCGGCCTGGAGGGCATGCTCGACGCGCTCCCTTCCCCGCGCCTCATGAACACGCACATGCCGCTCGCCATGATCCCGGGAGCCGTGCCGGccgacggcgccggcggtggctgCAGGGTCGTGTACATCTGCAGGGAGCCCAAGGACATGGTCGTCTCCCTGTGGCACTACTTCCGGCGAGTGTACCCGGACCTGGAGTTCAGCGAGGTCTTCGACATCGCCTGCGACGGCACCATGCTGTGGGGCCCGTTCTGGGACCACATCCTCGGCTACTGGCGCGCCAGCGTGGCGAGGCCGGAGAACGTGCTCTTCCTCCGGTACGAGGAGCTCCTGCGCGACCCCGCCGAGAACGTCCGGAGGCTGGCGCGGTTCGTCGGGATGCCGTTctccgcggcggaggaggaggacggcgtCGTCCGCGGCATCGTCGAGCTGTGCAGCCTCGACAGCCTGAGGGGCATGGAGGCGAACAAGGCCGGCTACGTGGACACGCGCACCAAGTTCCCACGCGAGGCGCTCTTCAGGAAGGGCGTGACCGACGACTGGAAGAGCCACATGACGCCGGAGATGGCGTGCCGGATGGACGACATCGTCGCCGACAAGCTTCGCGGCACGGGCCTCGCGTTTCCTTGA
- the LOC112889352 gene encoding 16.0 kDa heat shock protein, peroxisomal-like yields the protein MADFLFGSPFRHLFHARPFPAVEWSSSAAAAMDWVETPASHVLRVNVPGLGKEDVKVQVEEGNLLTVRGAAPPAGKGEKDGEDGAVWHVAERGKPEFARAVALPDNVRVDGIRAGVENGVLTVVVPKEPAPARPKPRPIPVHSKL from the coding sequence ATGGCTGACTTCTTGTTCGGGAGCCCGTTCCGCCACCTCTTCCACGCGCGGCCCTTCCCGGCCGTCGAGTGGTCctcctccgcggcggcggccatggactGGGTGGAGACCCCGGCGTCCCACGTGCTCCGCGTCAACGTGCCGGGGCTGGGCAAGGAAGACGTCAAGGTCCAGGTCGAGGAAGGGAACTTGCTCACCGTCcggggcgccgccccgcccgcgggGAAGGGGGAGAAGGACGGCGAGGACGGGGCGGTGTGGCACGTGGCGGAGCGCGGTAAGCCGGAGTTCGCGCGCGCGGTGGCGCTGCCGGACAACGTGCGGGTGGACGGGATCAGGGCCGGCGTGGAGAACGGGGTGCTCACCGTCGTGGTGCCCAAGGAGCCCGCCCCGGCCCGGCCAAAGCCCAGGCCCATCCCTGTCCACAGTAAGCTCTGA
- the LOC112889351 gene encoding uncharacterized protein LOC112889351: MGQGMEEEVAQSVSDLPVQNPHGEEFSAADLTWVKYASSEHHCDDVALIPYDRMEAFISGESSNPECPTRFHIERSRKREEGSLREYRSDEYLLHRIYWCSFGPENYGEGGTILPSRKFRLNTRNRAARPQSMRGCTCHFAIKRLYARPSLLLIIYHERRHVNKSGFICHGPLDRDAIGPGARRVPYVGSEIQQQTMSLIYLGVPEENILQTHIEGIQRYCSSDAKVDSLASQYVQKLGMIIKRSTHELDLDDQASIRMWVDRNKKSVFFYQDSNETDAFILGIQTEWQCQQMMRFGHQSLLASHSSFGVSKLKYPLHTLLVFDSMQHALPVAWIITRSVTKKDTLKWMRALTDRIHSIDSTWRISGFIIDDPASELDPIRDVFACPVLFSLWHIRRTWLKNIMKKCSNIEVQREIFIQLGKIVYSIWSAKNPMNALEQLFQDFVDQTAFIKYFKSFWVPKLEMWIDSIRNLPLASQESCGAIEAYHLKLKAKAYDDVLLDALQRVDWLVHKLTTELHSSYWINLFADESGSFPDVKAEYIASTSWQRALQIPDEAVHFDNNEPHSAKVASQKDPSQMWTVWNPGSEFSLCDCSWSMQGNLCKHALKVNMMCGARKDFQPSLSLQSFQRVLLGLWQKPMDDSFSLDLSVAWAMQMQERIQHVAELATSDGIAQLAEKLPIQWTRRRGRKTATKRTSPVVLPHSNSSLQRDSTPTKNRKRKRLSTFSG, translated from the exons ATGGGGcaggggatggaggaggaggtggcgcAGTCGGTGAGCGACCTCCCGGTGCAGAACCCTCATGGGGAGGAGTTCTCAGCCGCCGACCTTACCTGGGTCAAGTACGCGAGCTCCGAGCACCACTGCGACGACGTCGCGCTCATCCCTTACGACCGGATGGAGGCCTTCATCAGCGGCGAGAGCAGCAACCCCGAGTGCCCCACCCGCTTCCACATCGAGCGCAGCCGCAAGCGCGAGGAGGGCAGCCTCAGAGAGTACCGGAGCGATGAGTACCTCCTCCACAGGAT ATATTGGTGCTCATTTGGCCCTGAGAATTATGGGGAGGGAGGGACAATCTTGCCTAGCAGAAAGTTCAGGCTCAACACGAGGAACCGCGCCGCACGCCCACAGTCGATGCGAGGCTGCACTTGCCATTTTGCTATAAAGCGGTTATATGCCCGTCCTTCCTTGCTGCTCATCATCTACCACGAGAGGCGCCATGTCAACAAGTCTGGCTTCATATGCCATGGGCCCCTCGATAGGGATGCCATCGGGCCTGGTGCTAGGAGAGTGCCGTACGTTGGGAGTGAAATCCAGCAGCAGACCATGTCATTGATATATCTTGGTGTTCCAGAAGAGAACATTCTACAGACACATATAGAAGGGATACAGCGTTACTGTAGCTCAGATGCCAAGGTTGATAGCCTTGCTTCACAGTATGTCCAGAAGCTTGGGATGATCATCAAGAGGTCTACACATGAGTTGGATCTAGATGATCAAGCTAGCATCAGAATGTGGGTTGACAGAAATAAGAAATCGGTATTCTTCTACCAGGACTCGAACGAGACGGATGCATTCATTCTGGGAATTCAGACAGAATGGCAATGCCAGCAAATGATGCGCTTTGGTCATCAGAGCCTTTTGGCTTCTCATTCCTCATTTGGTGTAAGCAAGCTAAAG TATCCATTGCACACACTACTTGTATTTGACTCAATGCAGCACGCTCTTCCTGTTGCATGGATTATAACCCGTTCAGTTACTAAGAAGGATACCTTGAAATGGATGAGGGCACTTACTGATCGGATACACTCTATAGATTCCACCTGGAGAATCAGTGGATTCATCAttgacgatccagcttcagagCTGGACCCAATCAG GGATGTATTTGCCTGCCCAGTTTTGTTCTCTTTGTGGCACATCCGGAGAACCTGGCTTAAAAATATCATGAAGAAATGCAGCAACATTGAGGTACAGCGGGAAATTTTTATTCAACTAGGCAAAATTGTGTACAGTATCTGGAGTGCGAAAAATCCCATGAATGCCCTAGAGCAGTTGTTTCAAGACTTTGTTGATCAAACCGCCTTCATCAAATATTTCAAGTCATTTTGGGTTCCCAAATTGG AGATGTGGATTGACTCCATCAGAAATCTACCATTAGCAAGTCAGGAATCATGTGGtgccattgaagcttaccatcTAAAGCTGAAGGCTAAAGCATATGATGATGTGCTGCTGGATGCTCTCCAACGAGTAGACTGGTTAGTGCACAAGCTCACAACAGAGCTGCATTCCAGCTACTGGATCAATCTATTTGCAGATGAGAGCGGTTCATTCCCTGATGTGAAAGCAGAGTATATTGCATCCACTTCATGGCAAAGGGCATTGCAGATACCTGATGAAGCTGTACACTTTGACAACAATGAACCTCATTCAGCCAAAGTGGCCAGCCAGAAGGATCCCAGTCAGATGTGGACAGTATGGAATCCTGGTTCCGAATTCTCTCTCTGTGATTGTTCATGGTCAATGCAGGGTAACCTGTGCAAGCATGCTCTAAAGGTTAACATGATGTGCGGGGCGCGCAAGGACTTCCAGCCCTCGCTGTCATTGCAGTCGTTTCAGCGTGTCCTGCTTGGTCTGTGGCAAAAACCAATGGACGATTCATTCTCACTCGACTTGTCGGTAGCTTGGGCCATGCAAATGCAGGAGAGGATCCAACATGTAGCTGAGCTTGCCACCTCCGATGGCATTGCCCAACTTGCAGAGAAATTGCCAATCCAATGGACAAGAAGAAGAGGGAGAAAAACCGCCACCAAGCGCACCAGCCCAGTTGTTCTTCCTCACTCTAACAGCAGTTTGCAAAGAGATTCGACACCAACAAAGAACAGGAAGAGAAAGCGGTTGTCTACCTTCTCGGGTTAA
- the LOC112890088 gene encoding cysteine-rich repeat secretory protein 12-like gives MSKLLAPAALPALLLLALSACATPARGGDDYTAFVYAGCSQARYDPGSQYAADVDTALSSLVNSAGYTAYANYTSPSAATGLAGVYQCRSDLPAAVCGGCVKSAASKLSSLCNAAAGAAVQLRACFVRYGNDSFLGKQDTTVLFKKCGGESAGDTGVVAMRDAALGALVAASAPADEGSYRAGAAGYVQAMSQCVGDLGAKACSDCVSAASSQLKAGCGYASAGEVYLGKCYARFWSNAGGGSGSSGVPVGGGAGGTGTSNGVGGAGGVGGASNGYAYGGFVPNTYGQHDESGKTLAIIIGLVAAVAIVIVLLSFIRRAGGVGGKS, from the exons ATGTCGAAGCTTCTTGCACCGGCAGCGCTCCCGGCGCTCTTGCTGCTCGCGCTGTCCGCGTGCGCGACACCCGCACGCGGCGGCGACGACTACACGGCGTTCGTGTACGCCGGGTGCTCGCAGGCGCGCTACGACCCCGGGTCGCAGTACGCGGCGGACGTGGACACCGCACTGTCGTCCCTCGTCAACAGCGCCGGCTACACGGCCTACGCCAACTACacctcgccgtcggccgccaCGGGCCTGGCCGGCGTGTACCAGTgccgctccgacctccccgccgccgtctgCGGCGGCTGCGTCAAGTCGGCCGCCTCCAAGCTCTCCTCGCTCTGCAacgcggccgcgggcgccgcggtGCAGCTGCGCGCCTGCTTCGTGCGGTACGGGAACGACTCGTTCCTGGGGAAGCAGGACACGACGGTGCTGTTCAAGAAGTGCGGCGGCGAGAGCGCCGGGGACACGGGCGTCGTGGCCATGAGGGACGCCGCGCTCGGCGCACTCGTGgccgcctccgcgcccgccgACGAGGGCTCGtaccgcgccggcgccgcggggTACGTGCAGGCCATGTCGCAGTGCGTCGGGGACCTCGGCGCCAAGGCCTGCTCCGACTGCGTCTCGGCCGCGTCCTCGCAGCTCAAGGCCGGCTGCGGGTACGCCTCCGCCGGGGAGGTGTACCTCGGCAAGTGCTACGCGCGCTTCTGGTCCaatgccggcggcggcagcggcagcagcggcgTACCGGTCggaggtggcgccggcggcACCGGCACCAGCAACGGCGTcggtggcgccggcggcgtggGAGGAGCAAGCAATGGATACGCCTACGGCGGATTCGTGCCAAATACCTACGGCCAGCACG ATGAATCCGGGAAAACCCTTGCCATCATCATCGGCCTCGTAGCGGCGGTCGCCATTGTCATCGTCCTCCTCTCCTTCATCCGCAGGGCCGGCGGTGTCGGCG GCAAAAGCTAA
- the LOC112889783 gene encoding probable peroxygenase 4, giving the protein MAGRWPVLMPSGLLVWIVCCTWAAQQSVAASSPYGANMTDLMHHVEFFDENKDGIITITESVKGFIAIGCDPAFALTAATSTHAAFGPLTTPPGKLPSTNIHVSHINGAVHASDTGAYDKKGNFVPKKFERIFQRFARTEPDALSWLEVETMLTANRDLLKPWTWPAAELEWQLIHFLGKDRHGYLHKDTLRGIYDGTVFPKLRDHTIDPHSAHSDA; this is encoded by the exons atggcagggcggtggccggtgttgaTGCCTTCCGGGCTCCTTGTGTGGATCGTTTGCTGCACTT gggcggcgcagcagAGTGTGGCAGCCTCGTCTCCCTACGGCGCCAACATGACGGACCTCATGCATCACGTGGAGTTCTTCGACGAGAACAAGGACGGCATCATTACCATCACTGAGAGCGTTAAAG GTTTCATCGCGATCGGATGCGACCCTGCCTTCGCCCTTACTGCGGCCACGTCGACCCATGCTGCTTTCGGTCCTCTAACAACCCCT CCTGGAAAACTACCGAGCACAAACATCCATGTGTCCCACATCAACGGAGCGGTCCATGCAAGCGACACGGGCGCCTATGATAAGAAGGGGAA CTTCGTCCCCAAGAAGTTCGAGAGGATCTTCCAGAGGTTCGCTCGCACTGAGCCGGACGCCTTGTCGTGGCTGGAGGTAGAGACGATGCTCACCGCCAACAGGGACCTTCTCAAGCCTTGGACATG GCCCGCGGCGGAGCTGGAGTGGCAGCTGATCCACTTCCTGGGCAAGGACAGGCACGGGTACCTCCACAAGGACACCCTGAGGGGCATCTACGACGGGACCGTCTTCCCCAAGCTGCGCGACCACACCATCGACCCTCACTCTGCTCACAGCGACGCATAA
- the LOC112889693 gene encoding probable peroxygenase 5, producing the protein MVARRPAAASLRPPLSILSLLLTCSLFSGKVSARALADGASSNMTELQKHVSFFDRNKDGIITPLETFQGFVAVGCEIAFSSAAASTVHGALAPFTNPPGALPPYVNIYVKYIHRAIHGSDTGAYDSKGRFVQEKFDETKHAHVKPDALTLPEIEEMLTFNRDLLDPVSWPAAEAEWQLIYQLAHDRYGFLTKERARGIYDGTIFVELEERRKDLHSDA; encoded by the exons ATGGTGGCCCGCCGGCCGGCTGCTGCTTCCCTACGACCGCCGCTGTCGATACTGTCTTTGCTGTTGACATGCAGCCTTTTCT CTGGGAAGGTGAGTGCGAGGGCGCTTGCTGACGGTGCTAGCTCCAATATGACAGAACTGCAGAAGCATGTGTCCTTCTTCGACAGGAACAAAGACGGCATCATCACTCCTCTGGAGACCTTCCAAG GATTTGTTGCGGTCGGATGCGAAATCGCCTTCTCCAGCGCTGCTGCCTCGACGGTCCATGGTGCTCTTGCTCCTTTCACAAACCCT CCGGGAGCACTGCCACCTTACGTCAACATCTACGTGAAGTACATCCACAGAGCAATTCATGGAAGTGACACTGGCGCCTATGATTCCAAAGGAAG GTTTGTCCAGGAGAAATTCGACGAGACCAAGCACGCTCATGTCAAACCGGACGCCTTGACGCTACCGGAGATAGAGGAAATGCTCACGTTCAACCGGGATCTTCTTGATCCCGTTTCATG GCCTGCTGCTGAGGCGGAGTGGCAACTGATCTACCAGCTCGCCCACGACAGATATGGGTTTCTTACCAAGGAGCGTGCGAGGGGCATCTACGACGGGACCATATTCGTTGAGCTCGAGGAGCGCAGGAAAGATCTTCACAGTGATGCGTGA